In the Candidatus Binatia bacterium genome, GCGATCGCGATGGCTGGCTCCGGCGTCGCGTCTTTCGTCGCCGACCCGCGAGCGAATCGGACGGGCCTTTGCGGTCCATCCGACATTCGGGTCATAGTCGCCTACCCCGAGGCGGACGAGCTCGGTTTGCCGATCGCGTGCGCTCCGAAAGATCCGCCAGGCTGGAATCACGGGGCTCGAGTCGCGGGCCGCACGACACAGGCGCCGAACGTGCGCCTGGAGGAGGTTTGCCACATGCGTACGAAGAGCGACGTCCGTGAACACACGACGCGAAGGCGCGTCCTCGCGGGGCTCGCAGGCGGAGCCGTCGGCGCGCTCGCCCTGACCTCGCGCGCCGCGCCGAGCCGTGCAGGCGACGTCCCGCCGCGCGATCCGGTGCCCGCGACGCCGGACGAGGCGCTCGCGGCGCTGCGCGCGGGCAACCGGCGCTTCGTCGACAACCAGCCCCGCGTGCGCAGCACGGAGGACATCGAGCACATCTGGGTCGACCTCGCGACCGGTCAAGCACCGTTCGCGACCGTGCTCGGCTGCGCGGACTCGCGGCTCGCGCCGGAGATCATCTTCGATCAGTTCCTGGGCGACATCTTCGTCGTGCGCGAGGCGGGCAACATCGCCGACTCGCCGACCAACCTCGGCAGCCTCGAGTACGCGCAGGCTGCGCTCGGCGCGAAGCTGCTGCTCGTGTTCGGCCACACCTCGTGCGGCGCCGTGCAGGCCGCGTTCGAGGGCAAGCGCCCGGGTGGGCACATCGACGCGATCGTCGACGTGATCGCGCCCGGCATCGCGGGCGCGAGCGACGTCGACGACGCGGTCCGCCGCAACGTCGTCGCCGTGCAGAAGCGGATTCGCGAGAAGAGCCCGCTGCTGCGCGAGGCGGAGAGCGCGGGCAAGATGAAGATCGCGGGCGCGGTCTACGACATCCGCACCGGCGTGGTGAGCTTCATCGAGTGACGCGTCGCCGAGCGCCTTCGGGTGCTTCGCAGACCCCTTCGAGCTGCCGATTTCGATCCCAGCGAGGAGGTCGAAGTCGGTCGGCGTCCCCGCGGTCTCGACGGTCGCCGTGATGACGGCCGTGCCGATCATCGTATCGACCGGGTCGGCCGCCAGCGCACCGTCGATCGGTGCGATGACGGTGAAGACAGCGGCGTTGAGACCGGCGACGAGCCACCCCGCAGGTGCCGTTGCCAGTGATCGTGGGCGGCAGCTTACCGAGCTCGATGCTACCGCGGCTCGAGGTCGACGCCTCCCGGCCTGCATAGACCACATCGAAGGAGCGCTCGAGAGGTGGATCGGGGGCTGCGCGGCAGACGTTTTGAGATCCTCGAACGGGAGAACTACGCAGGACTCAAGAACGCGAGGCGCTGGATGATCTCCGAAGCCTCGCCCGGACCTCCGGCTCGACGACGGACGTACTGGAGCCCACGGTCAAAGAGTAGCTCGACATTCGGGTTCGCCGGATCCAGTGCAGCGTGGAGTGCGTCGAGGTCGGCCTCGTCGATGTCGTATCCCTGGGATCGTGCGTAGACGATGAGGGCGAGCCGGAAGGTCTCGTTCTCGGAGGCAATCAGCGCACGCAGCGTTTCCACCACTGCGTTGATGGTCGCGCGGTTCAGGACCTCGCGTAGCGTCTCACGAAGAAAGTTGGGCGGATCGTCGATCCGGCCATCTTTCAGATCCACCAAGAGCCCACGCACCTCCACATCGGTGAGCGTGCGCAAGAGATCCCGCTTCGCGGCAGACAACAGATCCGCGGGAAGCGTGGGGAGGGCAAGAACTTCCTCGACAATTCGGCCAGGCGCGATCTGCAGCAGCACGAGGAGACTCACGATGCCGCTCGCGAGGTCGCGGTGAAACTCGCCGCTGCGTAGCAGCTCGAGAACCTTGCGCGCCTCCTCCTCGCGGAACGGGACGTTCGCACGATCCGTCGCCTCGCGAACGATCCGCTCGACGAGGTCATGCGTGATCGGCTGCAGATCGTGGTCCGCGCCAGCTGTGGCGGAAGACGAATCTCTATCGTCTCGAGTTCCGAGCGCGGCCAGGAGCAGCATTGGTCCAACACCGAAGCCGCGCACCGACGTACCCGGCAGCAGTTCCGCGAGATTCGCATTCGCACGGTCCCGGAGCTGGTCGCTTAGTTCACGGAGGGACATCCGCCTCCCCATTCGAGTGTCATCAGTTGCGTACGTGCAACCTACGCGGCGCGGCGGCGTCAGCTTCGTGTCCCAAGGACGAAGTACGACGCAACGAAGCCGGGGATCAGCGTGCGCATGAAGCGGTAGTCGTTCTCGTCCCAGCAGCCGAGCGCAAACGCGGCTAGAGCCTGCTGCACGTCGTCGTCGATGTCCGCCAGCGCGAGCTTTCCATCGCGAATCTCGTCGTCCAAGAGCGCGTCGAGATTCGTGTAGAACTGCCCCCGATACACCGCCTTGGTCAGCGGACTGGGATCGACTCCGGCGAGGTACTTGACGACCAGCTGAGATGCCGTGAGCCTCCGCATCGTCTGAGGATCAGGATCGAGCGGGAGCCAGCCCCTTGCGCTTCCATGTGCCCGACACCCACGTCGGCGAGCGCTGCGATAACGCCACGAGCCGGAGTCTCGCCACGCCTCTCGAACTCGAGCTGAATCGCTTCGCGGAACTTCGTTCGCTTTGGGCTCATCGCGTGTCCCTCCAGGCTTCATACTCATGCGGCAAACGAAAGCGACTGCAGCTCCTGATCAAGCCAGTTGCGGTAAGTCAGCGACACACCGTCCGGACCGAGTTGCATCACGCAGAAACCGGTGTTGCCGAGTTCGTTCTCCCGGATGGTGGGGAAACGAGGAGAGGCGTCAACCCATTTCATCTTGCCAAATGCACCGTTGAGCCGGGCAGCGGACTCGCGTCGCTGGACGTCGGCGATATCCACTGGGAAGCCACCGTGCCCGATACAGCTCGCCACGAACGGCGCGTCGTCCGATGGGTCGAAGAGTGCGCAGTAATGCTCATCGCCCCAGAACCACAAGTCGACCAACCACTTGCCCTTCGCGTCGCGCGCATACTTGCGAACATCCTCCAAAAGCGGACGCGCCTCGACATCCCCAAGCCCAAACGGCTCATGCTGGCTCAGAAGGATGTTCTTCAGATCGGCGTCGTATCCCTCGCAAAGTCGGTCGTGCAGCCATTCTCCGAGCTCGGGAGCAAGGTGACGGCCGTCGTTTGCGTAGTCGTAGGCGGTGTCGATGGCGACGATCTGGTGGTAGGGCCCGCGCAGGCAGAAGTAGC is a window encoding:
- a CDS encoding carbonic anhydrase, giving the protein MRTKSDVREHTTRRRVLAGLAGGAVGALALTSRAAPSRAGDVPPRDPVPATPDEALAALRAGNRRFVDNQPRVRSTEDIEHIWVDLATGQAPFATVLGCADSRLAPEIIFDQFLGDIFVVREAGNIADSPTNLGSLEYAQAALGAKLLLVFGHTSCGAVQAAFEGKRPGGHIDAIVDVIAPGIAGASDVDDAVRRNVVAVQKRIREKSPLLREAESAGKMKIAGAVYDIRTGVVSFIE